One Veillonellales bacterium genomic window carries:
- a CDS encoding DUF6282 family protein translates to MENDSRKIQLLKGTIDTHIHTNPDVRLRRLNDIELAKEALRVGARAIVIKSHLVPTMDRASIAEYVTPGISVFGGITLNSYVGGYNPAAVNTAIKMGAKIVWLPTSDSAHEKKIQGKSNGIVSVVDNKVVPELITILKIIAENNVILATGHLSSEEILVVVDTAKNLGVHKIIVNHPEWWSISMSIPQQRELAKYGVYFERCYATRAPGQNYQKNFKTNLEAITQVGYESTILATDGGQTENPMWSDALAESIQFLLDSGISQAVLDKMTKEHAAKLLDL, encoded by the coding sequence ATGGAAAATGATAGTCGTAAAATACAACTTTTAAAGGGTACTATTGATACTCACATTCATACCAATCCTGATGTTCGTCTTCGCCGTTTAAATGACATCGAATTAGCCAAAGAGGCATTGCGTGTCGGAGCGCGTGCCATTGTTATCAAATCACATTTAGTACCGACAATGGACAGAGCATCTATTGCCGAATATGTAACACCTGGCATCAGCGTATTTGGCGGTATTACCTTAAATTCTTATGTAGGTGGATATAATCCTGCAGCAGTAAATACCGCAATAAAAATGGGGGCAAAAATTGTTTGGCTGCCAACGTCGGATTCTGCTCATGAAAAAAAAATACAAGGTAAAAGTAATGGTATTGTTTCGGTTGTTGACAATAAGGTAGTTCCAGAGCTCATTACTATATTAAAAATAATTGCTGAAAACAATGTAATATTAGCTACAGGCCATCTATCATCGGAAGAAATCTTAGTAGTTGTTGATACTGCTAAAAATTTAGGCGTACATAAAATTATTGTGAATCATCCCGAATGGTGGTCCATTTCGATGTCCATTCCACAGCAGAGGGAACTGGCTAAATATGGAGTATATTTTGAAAGGTGTTATGCCACTAGAGCTCCCGGTCAGAACTATCAGAAAAACTTTAAAACTAATCTTGAGGCAATTACCCAAGTCGGCTATGAATCAACCATATTGGCAACTGACGGTGGACAAACAGAAAATCCCATGTGGAGCGATGCTTTAGCAGAAAGTATCCAATTCTTGCTTGATTCCGGTATTTCGCAAGCTGTACTTGACAAAATGACGAAAGAGCATGCCGCTAAGCTTCTAGATTTATAA
- a CDS encoding SLC13 family permease, which translates to MISFIVVMAIAIAIALGYKTKINTGLFAICFAYIIGCFLLDLKSSAVVAMWPISIFFVIFAVSLFYNFALVNGTLEKLSATLLYSCRKFPQMLPFAIFIAAALIAGLGAGFFTVMAFMAPITMMLCEKTGLNKLVGAVAVNYGALGGANFMTSQSGIIFKSLIEASGYTEPSLVYTTTIFITTMVIPILVISFFMLVTNSTKVLSKNFNIEKPPAFDAKQKTTLYLIMLMIVIVLAAPIMHMLLPANKAITFINSKMDIGLIACIMAVIALLLKLGDEKQVVAKVPWGTLIMICGVGMLISVAIKAGTIKILAGWIGSNMPIFLVPMALCVVGGIMSFFSSTLGVVCPALFPIIPSIVEATGLNPMLLFTCVVIGAQATAISPFSSGGSLTLGGCSNEEDRNRLFPKLIFLAVPTCLIASTIISFILSLIMK; encoded by the coding sequence ATGATTAGTTTCATTGTAGTAATGGCAATTGCAATTGCCATTGCTCTCGGTTATAAAACCAAAATCAATACCGGGCTTTTTGCCATTTGTTTTGCTTATATCATTGGATGCTTTTTGCTAGATTTAAAATCGAGTGCAGTCGTTGCCATGTGGCCAATAAGTATTTTTTTCGTTATTTTTGCCGTATCACTGTTTTACAATTTTGCACTCGTTAACGGCACTTTGGAAAAGCTTTCAGCTACCCTTTTATATAGTTGCCGTAAATTTCCTCAAATGCTGCCTTTCGCTATTTTCATTGCTGCTGCCCTCATTGCCGGTCTTGGCGCAGGCTTCTTTACCGTAATGGCCTTTATGGCTCCCATCACCATGATGCTGTGTGAAAAAACCGGTTTAAATAAATTGGTAGGAGCGGTAGCCGTAAACTACGGAGCACTTGGCGGGGCTAACTTTATGACAAGTCAAAGCGGCATAATCTTCAAAAGCCTAATTGAAGCATCCGGCTACACAGAACCGTCCCTTGTTTATACAACAACTATTTTCATAACTACGATGGTTATCCCCATTCTTGTAATTTCCTTCTTCATGTTAGTGACTAATAGTACTAAGGTACTCAGCAAGAATTTTAACATTGAAAAACCGCCCGCTTTTGATGCGAAACAAAAGACAACCTTATATCTTATTATGCTGATGATAGTCATTGTCTTGGCGGCACCAATTATGCATATGCTGTTACCTGCTAATAAAGCTATTACCTTTATCAATTCCAAGATGGATATTGGTTTGATTGCCTGCATAATGGCAGTTATAGCACTCTTACTGAAACTCGGTGATGAAAAGCAGGTTGTTGCCAAAGTACCTTGGGGAACCTTGATTATGATCTGCGGTGTAGGCATGCTTATTTCTGTCGCCATAAAAGCCGGAACGATTAAGATACTTGCTGGCTGGATCGGTTCTAATATGCCTATTTTCTTAGTGCCAATGGCATTATGTGTTGTTGGCGGCATTATGTCCTTTTTCAGCAGTACTCTTGGTGTTGTGTGCCCGGCGCTTTTCCCCATTATCCCCTCTATTGTGGAAGCCACTGGTCTTAACCCGATGCTCCTCTTTACCTGCGTAGTTATTGGTGCTCAAGCAACTGCCATTTCTCCCTTCTCATCCGGGGGCAGTCTAACATTAGGAGGATGTAGCAACGAAGAAGACAGGAACCGTTTATTCCCTAAACTAATATTCCTAGCCGTTCCTACATGTCTTATAGCATCCACTATAATCAGTTTTATACTTTCCCTAATTATGAAATAA